Proteins from a single region of Artemia franciscana chromosome 2, ASM3288406v1, whole genome shotgun sequence:
- the LOC136038977 gene encoding uncharacterized protein LOC136038977 has protein sequence MISKLTLVAIAICGLAALAAGMPQQEAAPSYESASAYKQPSYSQSYSPSYKGPDGRVKIQVYRGPSKGGYSKGGYDSKGGYGGYGFAPWGYYVQQPADYKTGY, from the exons ATGATTTCAAAATTG aCTCTTGTTGCAATTGCCATTTGTGGTCTCGCAGCCTTAGCAGCTGGAATGCCACAACAGGAAGCAGCTCCATCCTATGAGTCAGCATCTGCATACAAACAGCCTTCATATTCACAGTCATACTCACCTTCCTATAAAGGACCTGATGGAAGAGTAAAAATTCAG GTATACCGAGGACCAAGCAAAGGAGGTTATAGCAAAGGTGGTTATGACAGCAAAGGAGGTTATGGTGGATATGGTTTCGCACCCTGGGGATACTATGTCCAACAGCCTGCAGACTACAAAACTGGCTATTAG